The DNA segment CTGGGACATTCAATATTGAACAAGCTAAGATTAGAAAATAAAACTGATCACTGAGCAGAGAGTTCAATATTAGACGATCCAAAATGGGAATGCAAACTAGGCCACAAGCGGCCTTGTATCACTAAACTTAGCGATTGACCATAGGACTGATTTCTATGATTGGTTCCATTGATTATTGTGAatgatcaattttaaaaatcagcCCGACGATTAATCACAAACCTTTATGTTAACTAAGCCACCAAGCAGACATGTTTGAGGGAAATCAACATCACCCTGGCTAATTAATAGGCTAAAATTTCAAACCACTTCACGAAGCAAGTCAGCTACCAGGCAGACATATTTGAGGGAACTCAACATCACCCTGGCTAATTAATAGGCTAAAATTTTAAACCATTTCATGAAGCAAGTCAGCGCTGACAAGTTTTCATTCTCTCCTTCTCtgtgttactatagtaacattCAGAGACTGGTttctttcagccaatcaaaaccacgGATTTCACGAACATCGACAAAACtgaatatattgtcaaaatgaAAACCCCATGGCTCAACATCATAATCAAagtgaagtgttttttttttcaaatttagtttgaaaaataacaaaggtatgacaTATATATGCCACTGTGCATGACTTTTTATAAAAGGCAGAAATTCATTATTGTGCAATTAAATGGAGTAAATGgctttctcaatttttttaagtAAATCATTTGAAGGGAAGCATTGATATATTGCTGTGATATATGGCTGAATACACACCTCGGGAAGTTCAGATGGCTTGACGTGAAGATTCTCTGTGCTTCCATTATAAAGGTACTGCATCAAAAGctatagatggatagagagacacacacacatagagacagagagagtgacacagagaaaagaaaaatatagagggggggggggtgagggagGAAAAGATTAAGAAAGAGAACAACAAGcaagagagagaaacagagtGGAATCATACAAGAGGAAGCAAGggaggaaaaaagagaatagTTAAACAGactatggtagtggatcgtattaccgaacacttttcatgaattcaatcatatcaaacacattattcgcataaaattcatcaaagtttcaccataaatacacattacctacaaaatataaatatgtaaaaattttgccgaaatcATTTGTCTTGTTTACTATATTAGCTTCCAATCAGACCCCTCTttgcatgtgaaatattttggtcaattGAAAAAGGTATCGTATCATCGAATGTGTGTTTTATATgggaaaatttgagaaaacaacaaaatcaacgatgagctattttgaccatattttatcatttttagaatattaagactatgaaaatgtgtttttgaccattttcagcatttttctattcaagttccctttggaaggatgttgcaaagttttgagagtatgaaattattttctgacgcgtaCAATGcgcacgttcggtaatacaaggccggtcagTAATAAATTAATcactataaatatataaatatgcattttcaatGTATATACATACTATCACTACCATCACTGAGAACAATAATACAatctaatacttgatttacttgAAATACAAACTCACACGGTGACATATTTCAACTCaagaatacatgtaataattagGCAATGGATGGACGGAAAAttgataaattgaaaattaagtATATTGAACAAATAAATCGAGGAAATTTCAACAGCTCAGTCACATTTGATCTTTTGACTCATTCTTTACATATTTCCATAGGCTTAATTTGGACAATGACCACCAGTTAATAGTAGGCAGCATACTTGACTGTACTGCATGTATTTACACATGATATCCTTAATGGTTCCTGTAATACTGATCACATGATAGGATATATGAcaatgaagtacatgtactagtatCATAAAAAAGTATGTGATAGGGAAACTTTCACTTTCACATAAGAGGGAATTTCATCAAGTTTATCCAACGTATCTGGGTCTAGTCTCACAAActgttacgattgatccaatcaaactCAACTCCAGTTttgattgatccaattaatctCAACTCTAGTTACAATTGAACCAATTAATctcaactctatggaaatccatcatcaatatcagaatTTTTCTACacgaaatttgcacaatgtcaattgtaaataaagagaagcacactgaattttcaagaaatcaatgaatgtaTCAATatacatatctagaaaatattttgaaaaacatgcaatttagatgttgctggctttccatagttgtggttgatcggatcaatcgcaactctttgtataACGGGAGCCCTGATGTTTTCTAAGAATGGCAGCTAAACTTGAAATTTGATCAAAACAGAGATCACATGCTTCCTTTGaggcttttatttttttgttttgatgttCCAATAAgttcatgcatttttttcaaggctttttcccCTTTTGGTTTGACGGTTTCACTAAGAATAGAAACTAAAATATTCTCTCTTCCTCCTCTAAAAtctgttttcttttgatttcttcTTCTACCATATGTTTTTTCCTGCTTATTTTCTTTCCTATCAACTTAATGTTTCttctcaattattattttttcatatcatttattttctttctctattctGCCTTTTTTAAAACTCTTTTTTTGTTGTacttgtgtatgtgtgtgttggggggggggtgtttctttttttaaacaaatttatatatatgtacctTTATCTtcccttattattattaatattactattattgggtatttttcatttttattcatttattttattatctattattattataattattattctcattcgtattattcatttatttattattttttttttatttaattatttttttttttggggggggggatctgaAGAAGGTCAACCTACTTTTGTACCTCCAAATATGTAACTCCACCCATGATCACCATGGCAACTTACCTGAAAGATATGATAGCTAAACTCTGTGATCTCCACGATGGGTTTCTGAGGGTCCAACATGCGATCCGAAAGCATGGCCTTAAAGCGTTTGGATGCCGTCACCAGGACGATCTTGTGGGCGTAGAACCTACGACCTTCCACCACGAAGGTCACATCCGACATCTCAGGGTTGTTGATGTATTGAGGATCTTGAGATAGaacacaaaaagaaataacattggAAGAGAGacgtacaatgtacatgtatggtttaCACTCACTTAGACAGTGGTATACCACTTGCACTAATCCTATTTGGTCTTCTATCAAGGTGATCTTATTGGTGATTGGGCGACTTCACACTTGGGCTAATACCCAATATtacttagggggtgttgcaagaaaatatttgcaatcaatcgcaaatattctgttgcaattttacagttGATTGATCACTATTAACTGTAGCAAATCatattacactccttgtttcatggagcagattagcaatcgatcgcaaatttgcaattaattgcaaggcACACGCTTGATttcaagaacaaaaatagacttgcaattgatcacaagtttcttgAGACGCCCCATTAGTATGCTGATCTTTGTCAACTGAAAATGTAGTTGATAAGTGGTTTCTCTAATACAAAGATACCAGCTTACCTATCCTTGCCCCATGCATAGCATCTGGTGTAGGGATGTCACTTATCTTATCCGTACCCATAAGGAGAGGGAAGATGTTCGCAAGCTGTTTGCTCACCAGGTCATTCTGAAAAGATGTAACAATCAACAAACAATATTAgcaattgaatttttttttaatccaaaaagtgatttttttttatgtatcaTTCATATATGATTATTATACATGGAACCATTCTTTGACTTATCATTCAAAATATGTGACATGGGGCTTGAACCACTGCAGCAATTCTTCGCTTTTCCTGCATGCTTTCCTTGTTCTACCTGTCTGATCACTGACTTGAGAAAAGTCCACAAGAGTGGAAAAAAGTTTACCAACAACAGGTTGATAAAACATAATCATTCCTAATTTTCATTCCTTAAAGTTTTCTACATCATAAGGGATTGTATTCCGGGCAAAGATGAGATAAGTGAAAAGCCAATCTGTCGTACCTTACTCTGCCTGAAGATCTCAAACATGAGCGGCAGCCCGTCCCGGATCAGCTCCTCGTAATCGTCCTCGACTGGGATGGATCCAAAGTCTCGGAACAAACACTGGATGATGGCCAACCGATGGAAGTACTTGGCCGTCCGAAGGGTCTCCAGCCAACAGTGGAAGGTCCATGGGACACCAAGGCTCCGGAGCTCCATGGCGATGTCTAGGAAACCATGCTCGCAGCTGTGGTACATTGCTTCCTGCAGGCCAGTGGAAGAGCAAGAAGATTGGGAATTGGAGAGGCATCAAATAATCAAGAACTGAATACTTGAGAGTAGATGGATCCTCAACTAAATGCAGTCAACATTTATGCCACTTAGGACCAATAGTGTTTAGCCATTATAGTGATTTCGACCTCGACAACTTGGATACTAGACCAAATGGGTCTAGTCAAAGTGATTTTAGACCTAAGtaacaataaattttaaaaaattcttcaGTATTGGgcaaatttttcatttcatatttggtcTTTTAATATATTTCTAATTGAAGTGGAAAGCACAATACTGTTGGGTGCATGATACAGTTAATCCTTCAATGGATATGACATTACAATCACTTAGCAAGATACAAGCTAGATGATCTAACAAGGATCGCCATAGAAGTAGAAGATATCATACCAAATGGGTCAAGTAAAAGTGGTTTAGACCTACACAATTTTGTTAGTGGACCATGTGATATACAGTCATGTGGCTCTTAATTGACTACATACCTGTAGCATAAGTGCAATCTTGTTCTTCCTCGCTTTGCTAGCTTTCCGTTCCTTTGGCCCATCGGAGCCCTCGGCTAAGATCTCCTCCAGAGATAAGATGTCCGACGATCGGATCAATCGAGGCTGTTCTAGAAGCTTACGTAAAATATTTCTAATAAAGGGAGATTAAAACAGGAAGTGCGAGAAAGTATTATGAAATGCAGTCAGGGTCATAACAACAAAGTTATATCATGAAAGATAGGACACAGTGCAACATACTTTTACCAAAGATAGTACACAGTGCAACATACTTTTAACAAAGATAGTACCCAGTGCAACATACTTTTACCAAAGATAGTACACAGTgccatgctacatgtatttcaccaAATATAGCACCCAGTGCAATGCACTTTTACCTAATATTTTATCTTACACATACTGCAGCAAATTTCGGAAATGCCCATTGTGACTAAACGGATCAATTTGAGAGATTTAACACCAACTTGTGATATAATAGGCAGAACTATGATTcctggaaggggggggggtgacataTAATGAATATAAACATGAAGGTTAATACATTTATTGATGAAAAATTGGGAACATCTGGGaaagtgtttcatgaaacaaaatagtcattaattttcactgacaaattcactctgagccaatcagatgcaaggatttcagtagcttgtaacaataTGGCACTGACTGTTTGTTTTCTGAGAGTGCTCCCAAGGTTTTATTACCTATGGCCATGTGCAGCAGCAAGAGCAAATGAGTTGCCATGTCCTTTACTGGTGATCCCATTTCTATGCAATGTTGTGAGGTAGGGGTCTGCTCCCTTATCTAATAGAAGACACACCAGCTCGTGGTAACCTGGAAAGAGAAAAggtcagagagagagagaaataatggGAATTAGATATAGGTGATGTCCATTTCCATaggtggaagcgtcgtggtgtagcggttctgactctcgccttgtaaacagagggttgtgtgttcgaatcccacagCGGTCTAGCGTCcgttggcaaggcgttaatccacactttgccactctcgaccctggtgctaaatgggtacccggtaggatgcgaaagatattgtatgtttgattttgccagcgccataatgaggctgcgatgaatgcaaggaatgctccctagggagtggaaattgtgcacttttcgtgcgggattgaaatgaatccaatgaccggggtaataatatgctgtaatgcgctttgggccattctgggaaaagcgctttataaaaattggctattattgttattattattattactgcaATTTGGGGACAATTCCATTTACTTGTACATCTGACCCCATTTTTGGccattctcattttattccaTGAACTGTTCAAGATATCAACCTTCCACACAAACAAAATTTTAGGAATGCCCCCCCCAATCTTTGGAGGTCAAAGGAACATACTTTGTGGATTAAATTCAGGATAAAATCTACTAATGATTTCACTTCAGTAAGCAGACTCAGACTTTTCTTCAGATGACTCACTATTTTTCATGGCGTTTGTTTCTGTGATAGTTGTGGATTTCTGTTAATTTTCGATGGATTCAAACACTTCAACATTTTCCAGAACTGTAACTTTAATTATAAAAAACCCACAAAGATATAAGATGGTAATTCAATGAATACCTGCTGCCGATGCTAGCTGTAATGGTGAGTGTGTATAATTCTCTCCAGGGGCACCTTCTACGTTAGCACCGGCGTCTAATAATAActgaacaaaagaaagaaacgaatgataaattaatgaaatcacTGACTCTCATATTTAGTATTAGTGTTATACGAAAAGTTGAGAAATAgattgaaaacacatttattcaccattttgtaaacaatgTAAGAACCCAGTGCTCTCCCTCCATCTCCACTCCTTTTGTgaaaagcgcttagagacatgcAACTTTGCTTATGTACtttgcgctatacaaaaacgTTTCATTATTATACTGATTTTCAATCTTTTGATAGTACACATCTTAAAATATCTCATAATAACTGAAGAAAAAAGTGCATAAGGCATTGTGACATGTACCTATATTTCAAGCTATGTGAGGGAAGTAACACATTGATGCAGAGATTTCAGCCTTGGATATGTCTTTCAGATGAAGACTGTTTAAGATGAAAATTGTTATAAGTTTTGACAATCAGTTTTTTACAATGTGAATCttttttttgtggcattttctgcatttatttgAATGGATATAGACAAGACAAATTTACAACGCACGAAACTTAATCATAATATGGCATAAAGTACAGGGGTAAGACATAAATACAATGTAGAAGCACAACTTTTTAGTAATTATCGTTAATATATAGCGTGATATATATCGTGACATATCGTTGATATATATCATTATGTTATAATTtgtatttcccccttttatgttcaatgtttatacatgtatctggtATTCAGGATTCATTACATCATGCATTTcacaatatcatatatattcagTTTCCAGATTTTTGTAAAGGTGGCAGCGCTAATAAGACTTTCCCTTTCTAGTTGCCTcctcattcatttataaattatgtACACTCTTTTTCAACTGTTTTCCAGATTTTATCATTgtattatttgcaattttccCCATGTAATTTATGTTAACTTTGTATGtgccttgttttgtttttatgaagaatggaataaatgctttcaaataaaaaaaaaattaatgggaaaatatgtagAGGCAAAACGATAGGTCCTATGGCAAAATAATGCTTGAAAGGcagccaaaaaaaagggggggggggggagggctacATGGAAACCAATTGAAAATGCCCtagaaaaggaaacaaaaatacaCTGGAAAAAACACGGATGAGGCTGTATACCTGAGCTATAGCTGTATGTCTGTGAGCTACTGCAAACGATAGAGCTGTCCAATGTCTGATCGTAGGATGGATACAGGGATACTTCTGATGACTACTTGGGACCTTCATAGGAAATAAGAATATAAAGTAGACTCTACATAAGTCAACTTTCCATAAGTTGAAGTATTATGCCATACCAGAATATGCAAAGTATGTGTTATCAATACCGTTTATTGAAGTCGAGTTTTGCTTTAGTTGAAGAGATGTGGTCACAAGAGATAAGAATTTGCAAAGTCGTCAAGAAATAAGATAATGATGTAAACAACAATAATGACAGCCATagtgggcgcgtcgtggtctagtggttctgacttttgccattcaaacagagggtcatggattatcctagccatggtgtgttttctttcagcaagaaatttatccacactgtgctgcactcgacccaggtgacgtgaatgggtacccggcaggattaattccttgcatgcactgagcgctggtgATGGTAGCTCAAGGTAAAGCCTGGGTAATAATAGCTGTGATAGCTATAGCTGTGACAACGACCATAGTCAATTAGTCACAATGATAATTATATCTAATCACAAGACCATGCTCATGAGAATTCCACCTAGTGCAGAGTCATCTATGGAACCAATTTCTACCCAATTTGTGCTGTGATCATCTTTCATCATGCTCCGTCTTGATATGTTATTAGACACAatgaaaaactttaaaaaatctgcattttattcatgacCCACACTTCAGTACTCCATGTTGGCCTTTTAAGTATGACCTAATCAGATCTTCATGGACACCCCCAGGCCACCAGTTATGTGTACAGATATGCATAACTTATAAAgaactttgtgaaacacccctgccccccaccccccccccccccccccccccctctctctgttgTGATAGACCCAATAGGCAATACTCACGGTAAGATTAGGTTTAGCACCATTGTCTAATAATATCTGGACCATTGCTTCGTCGCCTCTCGCACACGCTAACATTAACGCTGTCATACCCTGCAATGAAACAGCAATGCGGGACCAACGTAAATTTAGTTTGATAAAAACCTTGACAACAGAATCAAAACCAGTGATTCAACATTTCATCTTACATCAATTAATACATTAGGAATGTTGCTACAGGATTTACCAGTATAAAAGTTGGTCAAAAATTAATctaaagttgttttttatatGAATGGAAAAGGTGATCCTAGGCTCTGATTTAAAATGTTTCTCAACTTGTTGCAATTAAACAGCTAAAACCTATAGAATTACTTGACtaaatgaagaattaaaaaaattgaaagaaagaagagaaaaacatGTTCTGAAAATTTAGGTTCCCTCAAGCATAAGATGTGCATAATCAGTCAAGATGTTTTGGGAACATTCAATAAGAAAATGACCTCAAAAGAATTCTAAATAATTCCATGTCTTTCTTTAGGGTTAAACTCTTGATTTCAGGTGCTTTAGTCGGTCTACAATGAAAGCTGCATAATGTAATCTAACAAGTCCAAGTTTCTTCTGTTCTAGGACTAGTACGCTTGGTCTAATCACCTGTTCACTAACGGTATCAATCCCATCTGGTCCTAGCAGAACAGCAGCGTTTGGGACCAGGTCCGTTCTCCCGCAGGCCAGCATACGGAATCCTAGATCCTGCTGGAAACGAGCCGTGGACTGGCTTGCATCTAGGTGTCTCGAGGAACAGAGGGACTCATCCATTCTAATAGtggatagatatagatagagaAAACATAAGGTGAGGGAGGGGAGAATATGGATATTAGCTATACTTGAatatgttgataataataataaccacgATTTAAATACGCTttcaaacaattattttgtGTAAAGGTATACTCCGTCCAATTAACAGAGTATACTTCGTATAAAGAGAAAGACAAACTTTAGCCTGCATTGTGTAACTTTGCttgtttttcaataaaattacatatatatattacaaagTGCTTTCCGAAACATCAGATAAGCGAAGGTTGAATAGAATATGCAGACTTTCATTAACGTTTATTAAAAccaaattgtaaaaattatttgatgCCACCTATATACAGGTGCTCTCTATAACATAGCTCTTTCTAAATAAGCAATGTTATACAGAGCAATATTTTCCAGTTTTTTTGCTAGAAACCCCACTTTTAGCAGGGAACCCTCCTTTACCGGAAGGGTATTCAAGGCTTACGAAAATAAGCCCCGATAATCAGAGGCAGCTACTCCCCTAAGCGCCTTGATCattaaatcaaaatggaaaagacacTACATTTTATAAATCATATGTAGCATTATTACCATTATGAAATAGAGCAATTAGTAAAATGTTTACAAAAAGATTTATAACATGGCCTGATCAAACTTCAGGCTTGCACTTTTGAATATTTATAGGTTGATCTCGAGAATATCCCAGGGGGGCCAGTCAAATAttttgctgtacacacgcgtggccaaaaaacatgtttaaaggggtgtttttttttcagttttcagtgcgtggactcgttaagggtatcaaaaacacagattttcaagaaaaagggtggttttgaaagactggtcaatggtcaatcgcggggtccaacgtatttagggtatgctTTTCCCTAAAGCTCTTTTTaaaaagactagccaaacgtgtttagggtatgctTTTTTTCccccgaggtcatattttgACGACAACTTGtctaggggtcaaaatgtgtaaataaagtccgcgaaaaacttgtttagggggggggttattttgcacacagagaaaaactcgtttagggggtgtttggaaattccttGGTCACGCGAGTGTACAGCAATATACTCGACTGCCATCCcaccccccccgggagaatatTAACATGTTTGGTAAGTACCTGAGAGGTCTGACCGGTGTGTCGATGCCTGGTAGTAGTAACCTTGCAGCCTGTCGGACATCATCGCTGTCTACCACACTACTCAGACGGTGTTCACAGTGGGTGCTGGCAACCCTGATCCACTCCATGAGGGGAGGAAGAACAACGTAAGGCCTGATGAtgacagaaaaatcagaaaaggttcaaaatattaaaagagcTAGGATcgtcataataatgatgacgatgataatcatcatcatcatcaccaccattcaTGTCGTCGCTATCATCGTCATCgacatcatcacaatcattacgATCATCACTGCCATCAACCTTTTCCAgcttcataatcatcaccatcatcaccatcaccatcatcatcaccatcatcatcatcatcttcatcatcatcccttatcatcatcatcatcatcatcccttatcatcatcatcatcatcatcatcaccatcaccatcatcatcgtcgtcatcatcatcacaccatcatcatcatcatcaccatcaccatcaccatcatcatcaccatcaccatcatcatcatcatcatcatcatcatcatcatcatcaccatcatcatcatcatcatcatcatcatcatcaccatcaccatcatcatcatcatcatcatcatcatcatcaccatcatcatcatcatcatcatcatcaccatcatcatcatcatcatcatcaccatcatcatcatcccttatcatcatcatcaccatcaccacatcatcatcatcatcatcatcatcatcccttatcatcaccatcatcatcatcatcatcatcatcaccaccatcacctttCTGGAGTGAGTTGAACGATGGGCCTATCATCCTGGTATTCCAACTGATTGCAGCTCATAAAATGGAAGAGGGTTCTAAGACCATCCGGACTCCACGTGATTCCATTGGTCTTGTATGGTGAGTTAGTGGTACGAGTGCGACTCTGGTGAAAATGCATTGCACGGTCCACAAGGTCACCTATAGAGGGAGACAAACATATATATACGCCACTCATCAGTGTTCCCATGCACtcaatcaaaaattttcaaccaGTTCTGAAATGCAATATCACATCCCGCCGCATGGCACTGacaaatatatatgtatgaaatgatgattttattgTCTATGTCTTCAACACCGTCTAGCTTTTGACCCCCCGATGAACAGAATACAAAAGTGTTGGATCAATGACCGGAAGGGGAAGGGTTGTCTGCATTATAAGTGAAGTACTTACATATTAAAGTACAAAAGATTGTTATCTTATTTCCTAATATATAAACATTTATGTACAGTATGCCAATATCTACATACAGTAGCACCAAATGCATATGACTTTTCTGGACACAAATTGGCTTTAAAAATTAAGAGTTGCATTTACTTATGGCTACTCTAACCCTCTATATTGTATAGCGCCACCTTATGAGCATTTATAAAAATAGT comes from the Lytechinus variegatus isolate NC3 chromosome 9, Lvar_3.0, whole genome shotgun sequence genome and includes:
- the LOC121421903 gene encoding ankyrin repeat and BTB/POZ domain-containing protein BTBD11-like: MIDWSMELGIPKQRLNVQFLMAKCHCFDVVFVLFGTVILPHEVSNNSGCSNKLDDPLEISRSLEQSLMVTCVGSIAELGDLVDRAMHFHQSRTRTTNSPYKTNGITWSPDGLRTLFHFMSCNQLEYQDDRPIVQLTPERPYVVLPPLMEWIRVASTHCEHRLSSVVDSDDVRQAARLLLPGIDTPVRPLRMDESLCSSRHLDASQSTARFQQDLGFRMLACGRTDLVPNAAVLLGPDGIDTVSEQGMTALMLACARGDEAMVQILLDNGAKPNLTVPSSHQKYPCIHPTIRHWTALSFAVAHRHTAIAQLLLDAGANVEGAPGENYTHSPLQLASAAGYHELVCLLLDKGADPYLTTLHRNGITSKGHGNSFALAAAHGHRNILRKLLEQPRLIRSSDILSLEEILAEGSDGPKERKASKARKNKIALMLQEAMYHSCEHGFLDIAMELRSLGVPWTFHCWLETLRTAKYFHRLAIIQCLFRDFGSIPVEDDYEELIRDGLPLMFEIFRQSKNDLVSKQLANIFPLLMGTDKISDIPTPDAMHGARIDPQYINNPEMSDVTFVVEGRRFYAHKIVLVTASKRFKAMLSDRMLDPQKPIVEITEFSYHIFQLLMQYLYNGSTENLHVKPSELPELLAAANHFVLTGLQLHCERLLSIDLAWDNATTVYRQARLYGAESLLEYCHWFFLLNMPELLAKNETFKKLIFPPKQHPYDLPSMLQDTLAKQIFNRFTKQTTV